In the genome of Pseudobdellovibrionaceae bacterium, one region contains:
- a CDS encoding FUSC family protein → MLLVSRVWSSWATPLISGFTAFVTYAFAIQLGLAYPLWAPMTVLIILQPTKGASYHLALQRLAGTLVGGVFAAALTNLGIDDSPEIIIVLFTTIMAFFTLFACIGRVINGYAFQVAGFTTIVIYMISYRYDFAEASSVSTMRVLETFIGVCIGLLSLFLVKSQSERKTLQEESQKAIESVRVWVRKVLQEGISLESRRLNAEAISQLNSLNDLSSYASSERFFIGRIRKKTLYLMGNLYTILSLTRALINKGDLTFPAPDRTEEDFPELKNIFQKLDQPAPHFALSESPNWKGGGIAFLRVIIAGFLAGVMWQLSGVEAGATFFLIALIHVGMLATSHQPIATYRDVIAAEILSFFIVAPFMYFYGAHVTVEIWAFFLLILPGMLFVFVPKFGYLNIRIMIYSIVMYAICSRQTGFTMEVIFYEYFAFLLALVFAVIITMIFMPQMAKERYSLARRYLFYELRKVTLIQTPLDPKWMMTMYTDIERMLFYAQEIGKDIPTILNEGLTVIDISVEILELRSLVSRLPVEMRKPIAMALSQVTDLSLSMEIRTEGLLSLIQKYDSEFDARIAKTLHSIVKKINENRSFFTQS, encoded by the coding sequence ATGTTGTTGGTGAGTCGAGTTTGGAGTTCTTGGGCCACTCCGCTTATTAGTGGTTTTACGGCTTTTGTGACCTACGCCTTTGCAATACAATTGGGACTTGCTTATCCTCTATGGGCTCCGATGACGGTTCTAATTATCTTACAACCGACCAAAGGAGCCTCTTATCATTTAGCTCTGCAAAGGCTTGCGGGAACCTTAGTGGGAGGAGTCTTTGCTGCGGCATTGACCAATTTAGGTATAGACGATTCTCCTGAAATCATCATTGTGCTGTTTACCACTATTATGGCTTTTTTCACTTTGTTTGCATGTATTGGGCGTGTGATCAATGGATATGCCTTTCAAGTGGCAGGGTTCACCACCATTGTCATTTATATGATCAGTTATAGGTACGACTTTGCAGAGGCTTCATCTGTTTCCACGATGAGAGTCCTAGAGACATTTATTGGTGTCTGTATTGGTTTGCTGAGTTTATTTTTAGTCAAAAGCCAAAGTGAACGCAAAACTTTACAAGAAGAATCGCAAAAGGCCATTGAAAGCGTTAGAGTTTGGGTGCGTAAAGTTTTACAAGAGGGAATATCCTTAGAGTCACGACGTCTAAATGCAGAAGCCATTTCCCAATTGAACTCGCTGAATGATTTAAGTTCTTATGCTTCATCTGAAAGATTTTTTATTGGTCGTATTCGCAAAAAGACACTGTATTTAATGGGGAATCTTTATACGATATTGTCTTTAACCCGTGCTTTGATCAATAAAGGAGATCTTACTTTTCCTGCACCCGATAGAACAGAAGAAGATTTTCCTGAATTAAAAAATATATTTCAAAAATTAGATCAACCCGCGCCGCATTTTGCTCTGAGTGAATCGCCCAATTGGAAAGGGGGAGGAATTGCCTTTCTGCGTGTGATCATCGCGGGTTTTCTAGCGGGTGTGATGTGGCAGCTTTCAGGTGTAGAGGCTGGGGCTACTTTCTTTTTGATTGCTTTAATCCATGTGGGAATGTTAGCCACTTCTCACCAGCCTATTGCGACTTATCGAGATGTGATTGCAGCTGAAATTTTATCTTTTTTTATTGTAGCTCCATTTATGTATTTTTATGGTGCACATGTCACTGTAGAGATTTGGGCTTTTTTCTTGCTGATCCTTCCAGGAATGTTATTCGTTTTTGTTCCTAAATTTGGGTATTTAAATATCAGGATTATGATTTACTCCATTGTGATGTATGCCATCTGTTCTAGACAAACAGGTTTTACAATGGAAGTGATCTTTTATGAATATTTTGCTTTCTTATTGGCACTTGTATTTGCTGTCATAATCACCATGATTTTTATGCCTCAAATGGCAAAAGAGCGTTATTCATTAGCGCGTAGGTATTTATTTTATGAACTGAGAAAAGTGACCTTGATTCAAACACCTTTAGATCCCAAATGGATGATGACCATGTACACTGATATTGAACGCATGTTGTTTTATGCTCAAGAGATAGGTAAGGACATTCCTACAATTTTAAATGAAGGACTTACCGTCATTGATATCAGTGTGGAAATATTGGAGTTAAGAAGTTTAGTCTCAAGGCTTCCTGTAGAAATGCGTAAACCCATTGCTATGGCTTTATCACAAGTGACAGACTTATCTTTAAGTATGGAAATACGAACAGAAGGCTTATTAAGTCTCATTCAAAAATATGATTCTGAATTTGATGCAAGGATAGCCAAGACTCTTCACAGTATTGTGAAAAAAATAAACGAGAACAGATCCTTTTTCACACAATCCTAA
- a CDS encoding DEAD/DEAH box helicase, whose translation MYELRPYQREAVENTINYFKKKRDPAVIVLPTGAGKSLVIAELARIARGRVLVLAHVKELVEQNHLKYESYGLEAGVYSAGLHKKDKDQKVIFGSIQSVANAQDGFFENFTLLVIDECHRVGLESESQYSQVIKKLRERNRGLCVLGLTATPYRLGTGWIYNYSHKGVMNTAEPRFFKQCVFELPLKYMIQNKYLTQPVKVDIPVTSYDFSELFESEKAYTQADIEEVLRKQRRLTPLIVKNIVDITESYHRQGVMIFSSTVKHAQEILESLPKGQARIVIGETESSERDQIIEDFKNKKFKYLVNVSVLTTGFDAPHVDVIAILRPTESISLYQQIIGRGLRLDQSKKDCFILDYTGMQMDIFAPEINDKKTTKDSVPVQVMCPQCGFANDFWGKTDNQGQVLEHYGRKCRGGVFDQDTYEFKPCGYRFRSKICYNCGEENDITARACHKCKAELVDAEAKLKQARLSKYAHILQPDSVEMLERTDKNGNPYLEVRYYDFDAKYLSEVHFIHGQNNLKKFNINFLRSHMKRPELRLDIHSVDEVIAAQKHFRMPVYVIARKQDKFWKITEKIFAEELKT comes from the coding sequence ATGTATGAACTTCGCCCATACCAGCGTGAAGCGGTAGAAAATACGATCAATTATTTCAAAAAAAAACGCGATCCTGCGGTGATCGTGCTGCCCACAGGTGCGGGGAAAAGTCTGGTGATTGCAGAACTAGCAAGAATTGCCAGAGGCCGAGTGTTGGTTTTGGCCCATGTCAAAGAACTCGTTGAGCAAAATCACTTGAAATACGAAAGTTATGGTTTAGAAGCTGGCGTTTATTCAGCTGGTTTACATAAAAAAGATAAGGATCAAAAAGTCATTTTTGGTAGCATCCAGTCGGTAGCTAACGCACAGGATGGTTTTTTTGAAAACTTCACTCTTCTGGTCATTGATGAATGTCATCGTGTGGGTTTGGAGTCAGAATCACAATACTCCCAAGTGATTAAAAAATTACGTGAACGCAACAGAGGCCTTTGTGTTTTAGGATTAACTGCCACGCCTTATCGTTTGGGCACGGGGTGGATTTACAATTACAGTCACAAGGGTGTGATGAACACGGCGGAGCCTAGGTTTTTTAAACAGTGTGTGTTTGAGTTACCGTTGAAATATATGATTCAAAATAAATACCTCACACAACCCGTTAAAGTAGATATACCTGTGACGAGTTATGATTTTTCTGAGTTATTTGAAAGCGAGAAAGCTTATACTCAGGCGGATATAGAAGAAGTCTTAAGAAAACAACGACGACTCACGCCTTTAATTGTGAAGAACATTGTGGATATCACAGAGAGCTATCATAGACAGGGAGTGATGATCTTTAGTAGCACAGTGAAACATGCACAAGAAATTTTAGAGAGTCTTCCCAAAGGACAAGCTAGAATTGTAATCGGCGAGACGGAAAGCTCTGAACGTGATCAGATCATTGAGGATTTTAAAAATAAAAAATTTAAATATTTAGTGAATGTATCAGTTTTAACGACAGGGTTTGATGCCCCTCATGTCGATGTGATCGCAATCTTACGACCCACAGAATCCATAAGTTTGTATCAACAGATTATTGGACGGGGACTGCGTTTAGATCAATCTAAAAAAGACTGCTTTATTTTAGACTACACAGGCATGCAAATGGACATCTTTGCACCAGAGATCAATGACAAAAAGACCACAAAAGATTCTGTACCCGTGCAAGTGATGTGTCCTCAATGTGGCTTTGCAAACGACTTTTGGGGGAAAACAGACAATCAAGGACAGGTGTTAGAACATTATGGACGCAAATGTCGTGGGGGAGTTTTTGATCAGGACACCTACGAATTTAAACCCTGCGGGTATCGGTTTCGCTCAAAGATCTGCTACAACTGCGGAGAAGAGAACGACATCACGGCCCGTGCCTGTCATAAATGTAAGGCCGAGTTGGTGGACGCTGAAGCCAAATTAAAACAAGCTAGGCTTTCCAAATATGCTCATATTTTACAACCTGATTCTGTTGAGATGCTCGAAAGAACGGATAAAAATGGAAACCCCTATCTGGAAGTGCGTTACTATGATTTTGATGCCAAATATTTATCAGAAGTTCATTTTATTCATGGGCAAAATAATCTAAAAAAATTTAATATCAATTTTTTGCGTTCTCATATGAAACGCCCAGAACTGCGCCTTGACATACATTCTGTGGATGAGGTGATTGCAGCACAAAAGCACTTTAGGATGCCAGTGTATGTGATCGCTAGAAAGCAAGATAAATTTTGGAAGATCACTGAAAAGATTTTTGCTGAAGAGTTAAAGACTTAA
- a CDS encoding zinc ribbon domain-containing protein YjdM, with product MRTDPICPQCNSQHVYMDGTLWVCPECAFEWSQLDAGEADVAPSAEDSLVRDAHGQTLNEGDTVIVLKDLKIKGASSSVKGGTKVKGIRITDGGDGHNISAKIPGLGTINLKSEFVKKA from the coding sequence ATGCGTACCGATCCGATTTGCCCACAGTGCAATTCACAGCATGTGTATATGGATGGCACATTATGGGTGTGTCCAGAATGTGCTTTTGAGTGGAGCCAACTCGATGCAGGTGAAGCAGACGTGGCTCCTTCCGCAGAGGACTCACTTGTAAGGGATGCCCATGGACAGACCTTAAATGAAGGTGACACGGTCATTGTATTAAAAGACCTCAAAATCAAAGGGGCCTCCTCTAGTGTAAAAGGGGGAACCAAAGTAAAGGGCATTCGCATCACAGATGGTGGGGATGGTCATAATATCAGTGCAAAGATTCCTGGGCTGGGAACGATAAATTTAAAATCAGAATTTGTGAAAAAAGCTTAA